In Nitrosospira briensis C-128, a genomic segment contains:
- a CDS encoding F0F1 ATP synthase subunit B family protein: MLIDWFTVIAQIINFLILVWLLKRFLYQPILRALDAREKRIAAKLAAADAKKREAENERDEFQQKNDEFEQQRSVLLSRASAEAHAERQRLIAAARTDADELRAQWEEALKREYEDLRAALSRRIGAEVFAIARKVLADLADTTLEAHMADAFIERLRALGPEEKASLASITRLSASALPATPATPAAAAAETAGILIRSAFDLPAIQQNAIKAAIKEILDTRIPVRFEARPDLISGIELIANGHKVTWNIAGYLASLEDEIGKLLKSPGEPEPEAGLEPEPELEAEPEAGTSVKEKNRDKKKLNTPDTPNLKSSEHIR; encoded by the coding sequence GTGCTGATAGACTGGTTCACCGTTATTGCGCAAATCATAAACTTCCTCATCCTGGTGTGGTTGTTGAAGCGTTTTTTATATCAACCCATTCTCAGGGCGCTGGACGCGAGAGAAAAGCGCATCGCTGCGAAACTGGCCGCTGCCGATGCAAAAAAACGGGAAGCCGAAAATGAGCGCGACGAGTTTCAGCAAAAGAACGACGAATTCGAACAGCAGCGGTCGGTACTGCTAAGCAGGGCTTCGGCGGAGGCGCACGCCGAACGCCAGCGGCTGATTGCTGCCGCTCGGACGGATGCGGACGAATTGCGCGCGCAGTGGGAAGAAGCATTAAAAAGAGAATACGAGGATTTGAGGGCAGCGCTCTCCCGGCGCATAGGTGCGGAAGTATTTGCCATTGCCCGCAAGGTGCTGGCCGATCTTGCCGATACCACGCTCGAAGCGCATATGGCAGACGCGTTTATCGAACGTCTGCGTGCGCTAGGCCCTGAGGAAAAGGCGAGTCTGGCTTCGATAACCAGACTGTCGGCGTCGGCATTGCCAGCTACGCCAGCCACCCCCGCAGCAGCGGCAGCAGAAACGGCAGGAATTCTGATCCGTAGCGCATTTGATTTGCCCGCTATACAGCAAAACGCGATTAAAGCGGCGATTAAGGAAATCCTCGACACGAGAATTCCAGTCCGGTTTGAGGCCAGGCCGGACTTGATCAGCGGCATTGAACTCATTGCGAACGGGCATAAAGTGACCTGGAATATTGCAGGTTATCTCGCATCGCTGGAGGACGAGATAGGCAAGCTTCTGAAGAGCCCTGGCGAACCGGAACCGGAAGCTGGGCTCGAGCCTGAACCTGAGCTCGAAGCTGAACCTGAAGCCGGGACATCGGTAAAGGAAAAGAACAGGGATAAGAAAAAACTGAATACTCCGGATACCCCGAACCTTAAGTCCTCCGAACATATTCGATGA
- a CDS encoding F0F1 ATP synthase subunit C yields the protein MDSMTLIAIVSILAAGLTISVGVIGPALGEGRAVATALTSLAQQPDAAPTITRTLFVGLAIIESLAIYCFVVSMILIFANPFWNYVIAQAAGK from the coding sequence ATGGACAGCATGACCCTTATCGCAATCGTATCGATTCTCGCGGCTGGCCTGACGATCAGCGTCGGAGTGATCGGCCCGGCACTGGGGGAAGGAAGGGCGGTGGCGACGGCGCTGACTTCACTGGCGCAGCAGCCGGATGCCGCACCGACCATTACCCGTACGTTATTTGTCGGGCTGGCGATAATCGAGTCGCTGGCTATTTACTGTTTTGTGGTTTCCATGATTCTTATTTTTGCCAACCCGTTCTGGAATTACGTTATTGCCCAGGCTGCCGGAAAATAA